From Paraburkholderia sabiae, a single genomic window includes:
- a CDS encoding response regulator transcription factor produces the protein MKFLVADDHELIRQGVKGLLRGLDPDATFDEADTWETLAAAARPDANHDLAIVDLHMPGMTGASSLQILLKENPALPVVVLSAEESPDEMRAVLAAGALGFVPKRQPASVMLKAIELVLSGGAYVPMEALSLLGSRDAAAATASAEAASTSNATALAAQTTAAPPDAAPIVRVEALQPHQQHLLENLSPRQQEIMRLVHRGWTNKMIARDLGVAEGTIKVHLSVIFRALGVHNRATAIAVINGWLEAGKTL, from the coding sequence ATGAAGTTTCTTGTAGCCGACGATCATGAACTGATCCGCCAGGGCGTCAAGGGTCTGCTACGCGGACTCGATCCCGACGCCACATTCGACGAAGCCGATACCTGGGAAACGCTCGCGGCCGCCGCAAGGCCCGACGCGAACCACGATCTGGCCATCGTCGATCTTCATATGCCCGGCATGACGGGCGCTTCTTCGCTGCAAATCCTGCTGAAAGAGAATCCGGCGCTGCCCGTGGTGGTGCTGTCGGCGGAAGAGTCGCCCGACGAAATGCGCGCCGTGCTCGCGGCGGGCGCGCTGGGCTTCGTGCCGAAGCGCCAGCCGGCGAGCGTGATGCTCAAGGCGATTGAACTGGTGCTGTCCGGCGGCGCGTATGTGCCGATGGAAGCGCTCAGCCTGCTCGGTTCGCGCGATGCCGCTGCGGCGACGGCATCGGCGGAAGCGGCGTCGACGTCAAACGCCACCGCCCTCGCCGCGCAGACGACGGCCGCGCCGCCCGATGCGGCGCCCATCGTTCGCGTCGAGGCGCTGCAGCCGCATCAGCAGCATCTGCTGGAGAATTTGTCGCCACGTCAGCAGGAAATCATGCGGCTCGTGCATCGCGGCTGGACCAACAAGATGATCGCGCGCGATCTCGGCGTCGCGGAAGGCACGATCAAGGTCCATCTGTCCGTGATTTTTCGCGCGCTCGGCGTGCACAACCGCGCGACGGCGATCGCCGTGATCAACGGCTGGCTCGAAGCCGGCAAGACGCTGTAG
- the cydB gene encoding cytochrome d ubiquinol oxidase subunit II, whose translation MDVTVVWAAIIALGLFIYVVLDGFDLGIGIVFPFFPDEKERDLMMNTVAPVWDGNETWLVLGGAGLFAAFPVVYSTVLSALYLPLVFMLACLIFRGVSFEIRAKANRTKHLWDLAFIGGSTGAAFFQGIALGAFLQGIPVVDGSYAGGAFDWLTPFSLLTGLGLVVTYALLGCCWLVAKTEGDLQRRLHRVVWPLTIVLLGFIVVVSLWTPLQEPGIAQRWFDAGIFWRLLPVPFLVAICTFFMRRAVRDRHHNTPFMMALGLVLLGYVGLLVSLWPYAIPSSLTLWEAAAPRSSQMFTLVGAAVIIPIIIGYTTMGYWVFRGKVRHGDVHYH comes from the coding sequence ATGGACGTAACCGTAGTCTGGGCCGCGATCATCGCACTGGGCCTCTTCATATACGTGGTGCTGGACGGCTTCGATCTCGGCATCGGCATCGTGTTTCCGTTCTTCCCCGACGAGAAAGAACGCGACCTGATGATGAACACCGTCGCGCCCGTCTGGGACGGCAACGAAACCTGGCTCGTGCTCGGCGGCGCGGGACTGTTCGCGGCGTTCCCGGTCGTCTATTCGACGGTGCTGTCGGCGCTCTATCTGCCGCTCGTGTTCATGCTCGCGTGCCTGATCTTCCGCGGCGTGTCGTTCGAAATCCGCGCGAAAGCGAATCGCACGAAGCATCTGTGGGATCTGGCGTTCATCGGCGGTTCGACGGGCGCGGCCTTCTTCCAGGGCATCGCGCTCGGCGCGTTTCTGCAAGGCATTCCCGTCGTCGACGGCAGCTACGCGGGCGGTGCGTTCGACTGGCTCACGCCGTTCTCGCTGCTGACGGGCCTCGGTCTCGTCGTCACCTATGCGCTGCTCGGCTGCTGCTGGCTCGTCGCGAAGACGGAAGGCGATTTGCAGCGCCGCCTGCACCGCGTCGTGTGGCCGCTGACGATCGTGCTGCTCGGCTTCATCGTCGTCGTGAGTCTGTGGACGCCGCTGCAGGAACCGGGCATCGCGCAACGCTGGTTCGATGCCGGCATCTTCTGGCGTCTGCTGCCCGTGCCGTTCCTCGTCGCGATCTGCACGTTCTTCATGCGCCGCGCGGTGCGCGACCGGCATCACAACACGCCGTTCATGATGGCGCTCGGGCTCGTGCTGCTCGGCTATGTCGGACTGCTGGTGAGCCTGTGGCCGTACGCGATTCCGTCGAGCCTCACGCTCTGGGAAGCGGCCGCCCCGCGTTCGAGCCAGATGTTCACGCTGGTCGGCGCGGCCGTCATCATCCCCATCATCATCGGTTACACGACGATGGGCTACTGGGTCTTCCGCGGCAAGGTGCGTCATGGCGACGTCCACTATCACTAA
- a CDS encoding cytochrome ubiquinol oxidase subunit I yields the protein MTTAISAFDLARMQFAFTVSFHIIFPALSIGLASFIAVLEWRWLKTGKAYYKDLCLFWSKIFAVAFGMGVVSGVVMSYEFGTNWAGFSSFAGPVTGPLLMYEVMTAFFLEAGFLGIMLFGWQRVSPRAHFGATLMVAIGTLISTFWILASNSWMQTPQGFDIVDNHVVPVDWFKIIFNPSFPYRLAHMAIAAFIVTALVVAAVGAWHLLKGRRDNAVKKMFSMALWMLLVLAPVQAFVGDAHGLNTREYQPAKIAAIEGLWDTEKGGTALNLFGIPDMQAETTKYAVSIPHLGSLILTHSWDGEIRGLKSFPKEDRPNSTVVFWSFRVMAGLGVAMIAFALAAWALRRRGKLYDAKWFQRIAIVMGPTGFLSLLAGWVTTEVGRQPWVVYGVKRTVEAVSPLSAQQVGISLMAFVVIYFLVFGTGIYYMFKLMRTGPALPGHTPEGVPQGPERTARRPLSAVDA from the coding sequence ATGACCACCGCAATCTCCGCCTTCGACCTCGCACGCATGCAGTTCGCGTTCACGGTCTCGTTTCACATCATCTTTCCCGCGCTCAGCATCGGGCTCGCCAGTTTCATCGCCGTCCTCGAATGGCGCTGGCTGAAAACCGGTAAGGCCTACTACAAAGATCTTTGCCTGTTCTGGTCGAAGATCTTCGCCGTGGCCTTCGGCATGGGCGTCGTGTCGGGCGTCGTCATGAGCTATGAGTTCGGCACCAACTGGGCAGGCTTCTCGTCGTTCGCCGGTCCCGTCACCGGCCCGCTTCTGATGTACGAAGTGATGACGGCCTTCTTCCTCGAAGCAGGCTTCCTCGGCATCATGCTGTTCGGCTGGCAACGCGTCAGCCCGCGCGCGCACTTCGGCGCGACGCTCATGGTCGCAATCGGCACGCTGATCTCCACCTTCTGGATCCTCGCGTCCAACAGCTGGATGCAGACGCCGCAAGGCTTCGATATCGTCGATAACCACGTCGTCCCCGTCGACTGGTTCAAGATCATCTTCAATCCGTCGTTCCCGTATCGCCTCGCGCATATGGCTATCGCCGCGTTCATCGTCACGGCGCTCGTCGTCGCGGCCGTCGGCGCCTGGCATCTGCTCAAGGGTCGGCGCGATAACGCCGTGAAGAAGATGTTCTCGATGGCGCTGTGGATGCTGCTGGTTCTCGCGCCCGTGCAAGCGTTCGTCGGCGATGCGCATGGTCTTAACACGCGCGAATATCAACCCGCCAAGATCGCAGCGATCGAAGGTCTGTGGGACACCGAAAAAGGCGGCACCGCGCTGAACCTGTTCGGCATCCCCGACATGCAGGCGGAAACGACGAAGTACGCGGTGTCGATTCCGCACCTCGGCAGCCTGATCCTCACGCATAGCTGGGACGGCGAAATCCGCGGATTGAAGAGCTTCCCGAAAGAAGATCGTCCGAATTCGACGGTCGTGTTCTGGAGCTTCCGCGTGATGGCGGGGCTCGGCGTCGCGATGATCGCTTTTGCGCTCGCCGCGTGGGCGCTGCGCCGGCGCGGCAAGCTGTACGACGCGAAGTGGTTCCAGCGCATCGCGATCGTCATGGGTCCGACGGGCTTCCTGTCGCTGCTCGCGGGCTGGGTCACGACGGAAGTCGGCCGTCAGCCGTGGGTCGTGTACGGCGTGAAGCGCACCGTCGAAGCCGTGTCGCCGCTTTCCGCGCAACAGGTCGGCATTTCGCTGATGGCGTTCGTCGTCATCTACTTCCTCGTGTTCGGCACGGGCATCTACTACATGTTCAAGCTGATGCGCACGGGCCCCGCGCTGCCGGGTCATACGCCGGAAGGCGTACCGCAAGGCCCCGAGCGTACCGCGCGCCGTCCGTTGTCTGCGGTTGATGCCTGA
- a CDS encoding 4-oxalocrotonate tautomerase, whose translation MPTFRVELFEGRTVEQKRQFVEAITKATCESLNVEPGSVDIVLVDVKKENWATGGRLWSDVE comes from the coding sequence ATGCCTACTTTTCGTGTCGAACTTTTTGAAGGCCGTACCGTTGAGCAGAAGCGCCAATTCGTCGAGGCGATTACTAAAGCTACTTGCGAGTCGCTGAATGTTGAGCCTGGCTCGGTTGATATTGTTCTTGTTGATGTAAAAAAGGAGAATTGGGCGACTGGGGGGCGGCTTTGGTCTGATGTTGAGTGA
- a CDS encoding class II aldolase/adducin family protein translates to MSSFAHTPAGRIAQSKLMSEEERRTRVDLAAAYRLAALNGWDDLVYTHISASVPDEPGHFLINPFGLSFDEVCASNLVKIDIAGNIVGESEHPVNATGFALHAAVHAARTDAFCVMHLHNTAGVAVSLQKNGLLPGSQHALRFHGYLAYHDYEGLAFTPAEGERLVADLADKPAMLLRNHGTLTTGRTVAEAYVLMATLIKACEIQLLAQAGGGELVLPSEAVSARTAEQLYDGGSVEGAVEWPALLRKLDRVDASFRD, encoded by the coding sequence ATGTCGTCGTTCGCTCACACGCCTGCGGGCCGCATTGCGCAGTCGAAGCTCATGTCGGAGGAGGAACGGCGCACGCGCGTCGACCTCGCGGCCGCGTACCGGCTCGCGGCGCTGAACGGCTGGGACGATCTCGTCTACACGCATATTTCCGCGAGCGTGCCCGACGAGCCCGGCCACTTCCTGATCAATCCGTTCGGCCTGTCATTCGATGAAGTGTGCGCGTCGAATCTCGTGAAGATCGATATTGCGGGCAACATCGTCGGCGAGAGCGAGCATCCCGTGAACGCGACGGGTTTTGCGCTGCATGCTGCCGTTCATGCCGCACGCACCGACGCGTTCTGCGTGATGCATCTGCATAACACGGCGGGCGTCGCGGTATCGCTGCAGAAGAACGGCCTGTTGCCGGGCTCGCAGCATGCACTGCGTTTTCATGGCTATCTCGCGTATCACGACTACGAAGGTCTTGCGTTCACGCCGGCCGAAGGCGAGCGCCTCGTCGCCGATCTCGCCGACAAGCCCGCGATGCTGTTGCGCAATCACGGCACTTTGACCACGGGCCGTACTGTCGCGGAAGCGTATGTGTTGATGGCGACGCTCATCAAGGCATGTGAGATTCAATTGCTTGCGCAGGCGGGGGGTGGTGAGCTGGTTCTGCCTTCTGAGGCTGTGTCCGCTCGTACCGCGGAGCAGCTTTATGATGGTGGCTCTGTTGAAGGGGCTGTCGAGTGGCCTGCTTTGCTCAGGAAGCTCGATCGGGTTGATGCTTCGTTTCGCGACTGA
- a CDS encoding urea transporter → MSAAPQEESPDALRTLLRSFGQIVLQRNAATGACILAAWLVSDARLACAALTGAIAANVGAVLRGYDCNDTRDGLHGFNGALAALAAFTFISDDATAMAVAILAATAAAWLLGPWEQLLRSRGLGVYSSPCLLVTWAWLPFVHPALTHAAASGTVTWFDPLRGLLTGIAQTSFACSALAGALILGGIALSSMRAACFALLGAALATSLQWLAGANSASFDAGLLGFNGALVALAVADCGVLAALAGVGVSVALQQVAVFYGAPALTAPFVVATWTTRRLMRDTRRTRTNSPDRAPEDDAVVVHRKRTSRAALPER, encoded by the coding sequence ATGTCCGCCGCGCCTCAAGAAGAATCGCCCGATGCATTGCGCACGCTCCTGCGCAGTTTCGGCCAGATCGTCCTGCAACGGAATGCGGCGACGGGCGCGTGCATACTCGCGGCATGGCTCGTCAGCGATGCACGGCTGGCGTGCGCGGCGTTGACGGGCGCGATCGCGGCGAACGTGGGCGCTGTATTGCGCGGCTACGATTGCAACGATACGCGCGACGGATTGCACGGCTTCAACGGCGCGCTGGCGGCGCTCGCTGCGTTCACGTTCATCTCCGACGACGCCACCGCGATGGCCGTCGCGATACTCGCCGCAACCGCCGCCGCGTGGCTGCTCGGACCGTGGGAGCAGCTGTTACGCTCGCGCGGACTGGGTGTCTATTCGAGCCCGTGTCTGCTCGTCACGTGGGCATGGCTGCCGTTCGTGCATCCCGCGTTGACACATGCCGCCGCAAGCGGAACCGTTACATGGTTCGATCCGCTGCGTGGCCTGCTGACGGGCATTGCGCAGACATCGTTCGCATGCAGTGCGCTGGCGGGTGCGCTGATACTCGGCGGCATTGCGCTTTCGTCGATGCGTGCGGCGTGTTTCGCACTCCTGGGCGCAGCGCTCGCCACATCGTTGCAGTGGCTGGCGGGCGCCAATAGCGCTTCGTTCGATGCAGGCCTGTTAGGATTCAACGGTGCGCTCGTGGCGCTTGCCGTCGCCGATTGCGGCGTGCTGGCGGCGCTGGCGGGCGTGGGCGTGTCGGTCGCGCTGCAACAGGTGGCCGTGTTTTATGGCGCACCGGCATTGACGGCACCGTTCGTCGTCGCGACCTGGACGACGCGCCGCCTCATGCGCGATACTCGCCGCACACGCACGAACAGCCCGGACCGCGCGCCGGAAGACGACGCGGTGGTTGTGCATCGAAAACGGACAAGCCGCGCCGCTTTGCCGGAGCGCTGA
- a CDS encoding putative glycolipid-binding domain-containing protein, translating to MREVRWTSQENEGVEHLAFDARADGFYTESVLVGERDGRAYGLMYRVKCDLHWRTLHAWLKVVGGAELELHGDGEGSWHDAHGLMLPSLAGCIDIDIAATPFTNTLPIRRLQLAKGAREPIAVAFISVPDLQVLRVEQAYTCIEPDVEYRYEGIDTGFAAELKVDEDGLVIDYPTMFTRTLPIV from the coding sequence ATGCGTGAAGTGCGATGGACCTCGCAAGAGAACGAAGGCGTCGAGCATCTCGCGTTCGACGCACGCGCCGACGGCTTCTACACCGAAAGCGTGCTGGTCGGCGAGCGCGACGGGCGCGCGTACGGCCTCATGTATCGCGTGAAATGCGATCTGCACTGGCGCACGCTGCATGCGTGGTTAAAGGTGGTCGGTGGCGCGGAACTCGAGTTGCATGGCGACGGTGAAGGCAGCTGGCATGACGCGCACGGTCTCATGCTGCCGTCGCTCGCGGGCTGCATCGATATCGACATCGCGGCCACGCCGTTCACGAACACGCTGCCCATCCGTCGCCTGCAACTGGCGAAGGGCGCGCGCGAGCCGATCGCCGTCGCGTTCATTTCGGTGCCTGATTTGCAGGTCTTGCGAGTCGAACAGGCGTATACGTGCATCGAGCCGGACGTCGAATACCGTTATGAAGGCATCGATACGGGCTTCGCGGCGGAACTGAAAGTGGACGAAGACGGACTCGTCATCGACTATCCGACGATGTTCACGCGCACGCTGCCGATCGTCTGA
- a CDS encoding alpha/beta fold hydrolase, with product MIRDVQTVDADGVQLAVYVSGPRDAPPVVLVHGYPDSAAVWEPIRALLEPRYRVIAYDVRGAGASDAPRERASYRLERLAADLNSVADATCGARPFHLVGHDWGSIQCWEAVTNDALQGRIASFTSISGPCLDHASLGLRGDRAQRSARPFGAGVRQMLKSWYIVFFHLPILPELVWPLGGAYGWPLWLRATERVRAPRDPAQLRNALNGLQLYRANFIEKLLRPRARRAHAPVHFIVPLRDRYVGSALTLGLDAWIGPHSRDEIDAGHWVVLRDPKRVAASIERFVDTCEASLQTIGSVRVNIVG from the coding sequence ATGATCCGCGATGTGCAGACCGTCGATGCAGACGGCGTTCAACTTGCAGTCTATGTCAGCGGGCCACGCGACGCACCGCCTGTCGTGCTCGTGCATGGCTATCCGGATTCGGCCGCAGTATGGGAGCCGATCCGCGCGCTGCTGGAGCCGCGTTATCGCGTGATTGCGTACGACGTGCGCGGCGCAGGCGCGTCGGATGCGCCGCGCGAGCGCGCGTCATACCGGCTTGAACGCCTCGCCGCCGATCTGAACTCCGTCGCCGATGCGACCTGTGGCGCGCGACCGTTTCATCTCGTCGGTCACGACTGGGGTTCGATTCAATGCTGGGAAGCCGTGACGAACGACGCACTGCAAGGCCGCATCGCGTCGTTCACGTCGATCTCCGGCCCCTGTCTCGATCATGCGTCGCTCGGACTGCGCGGCGATCGTGCGCAACGATCCGCGCGTCCGTTCGGCGCGGGCGTTCGACAGATGCTGAAGTCCTGGTACATCGTTTTCTTTCATCTGCCGATCCTGCCCGAACTCGTCTGGCCGCTCGGCGGTGCATATGGCTGGCCGCTGTGGCTGCGTGCGACGGAGCGCGTGCGCGCACCGCGTGACCCGGCTCAACTGCGCAACGCGTTGAACGGGCTGCAACTGTATCGCGCGAATTTCATCGAAAAGCTGCTGCGACCGCGCGCCCGTCGCGCACATGCGCCTGTCCATTTCATCGTCCCGCTGCGCGACCGCTATGTCGGATCCGCATTGACGCTTGGGCTCGACGCGTGGATCGGCCCGCATTCGCGCGATGAAATCGATGCGGGCCATTGGGTCGTGCTGCGCGACCCTAAGCGCGTCGCGGCCAGTATCGAGCGCTTCGTCGACACATGCGAAGCGTCGCTTCAGACGATCGGCAGCGTGCGCGTGAACATCGTCGGATAG
- a CDS encoding metal-dependent hydrolase has protein sequence MMPIRRDLRFALPADRACDWHRLGPHVTHFFNALSLLFPAGERFFMDSVRHYRDQIDDPELKKQVLGFIGQEAMHTREHIEYNDLLERAGLPAHRLDKRLTWFLNLNRKLLPHSHQLAMTVALEHYTAMLAGLLLDDGSRIEGSVEGYAQMWTWHALEETEHKSVSYDVWNTVMKPGLARYLIRTGTMLAVTVFFWLIVFDFHVRLLIHDRKRGHNLRGLGSVVKFLYGPKHGVFPGIALEWLRFFKPGFHPWDHDNRAHLERIDGLIAAVDAANAENPGALKASRRGVRAAA, from the coding sequence ATGATGCCCATTCGCCGCGACCTCCGTTTCGCCCTGCCCGCCGATCGCGCCTGCGACTGGCATCGGCTCGGCCCACACGTCACGCATTTCTTCAATGCACTCTCGCTGCTGTTCCCCGCGGGCGAGCGATTTTTCATGGACAGCGTGCGCCACTATCGCGATCAGATCGACGATCCCGAGCTGAAGAAGCAGGTACTCGGCTTCATCGGTCAGGAAGCGATGCATACGCGCGAGCACATCGAATACAACGATCTGCTCGAACGCGCGGGGTTGCCTGCGCATCGGCTCGATAAACGCCTGACGTGGTTCCTCAATCTGAATCGCAAGTTGCTGCCGCATTCGCATCAACTCGCGATGACCGTCGCGCTCGAGCACTACACGGCCATGCTCGCGGGTCTGTTGCTCGATGACGGTTCGCGTATCGAAGGTTCCGTGGAAGGTTATGCGCAGATGTGGACGTGGCACGCACTCGAAGAAACGGAACACAAGTCGGTTTCGTACGATGTGTGGAATACGGTGATGAAACCCGGCCTCGCGCGCTATCTGATCCGTACGGGCACGATGCTCGCCGTCACCGTGTTCTTCTGGCTGATCGTGTTCGATTTCCACGTCCGGCTGCTGATTCACGATCGCAAACGCGGCCACAATCTGCGCGGTTTGGGGAGCGTCGTGAAGTTTCTGTATGGACCGAAGCACGGCGTGTTTCCGGGTATCGCGCTCGAATGGCTGCGCTTTTTCAAGCCTGGATTTCATCCGTGGGATCACGATAATCGCGCGCATCTTGAGCGCATCGACGGACTGATCGCCGCCGTCGACGCCGCCAACGCTGAGAACCCCGGCGCGCTGAAAGCATCGCGGCGCGGCGTACGGGCCGCGGCATGA
- a CDS encoding SDR family NAD(P)-dependent oxidoreductase yields the protein MKNFNDRVAAITGAASGMGRSLAIQLAREGCHLALADRNAASLAETAQLAQAAAPPRIGAPMRITTCVLDVADRNAMYDWAADTARQHGRANLVFNNAGVALSSTIDGMDYADLEWIVGVNFWGVVHGTKAFLPLLKSAGEGHIVNTSSVFGLFAQPGMSGYNATKFAVRGFTEALRQELDLMKCGVSATCVHPGGIRTAIAQSSRIAPNMVGFMIENEQQGKDDFEKFFITTADEAARTILDGVRRNKRRVLIGRDARAADWLARTLPAAYQALVVLQTRRMKRLAQKRARRSTDVEGRRV from the coding sequence ATGAAAAACTTCAACGACCGCGTCGCCGCGATCACGGGCGCCGCTTCGGGCATGGGCCGCTCGCTTGCGATCCAGCTCGCGCGCGAAGGCTGCCATCTCGCGCTCGCCGATCGCAACGCAGCGAGTCTCGCCGAAACAGCGCAGCTTGCGCAGGCCGCCGCGCCGCCACGCATCGGCGCGCCGATGCGCATCACGACCTGCGTGCTCGATGTCGCCGATCGCAACGCCATGTACGACTGGGCCGCCGACACCGCGCGTCAGCACGGCCGCGCGAATCTCGTCTTCAACAATGCAGGCGTCGCGCTGTCGAGCACGATCGACGGCATGGATTACGCCGATCTCGAATGGATCGTCGGCGTTAACTTCTGGGGCGTCGTGCATGGGACGAAAGCGTTCCTGCCGTTGTTGAAGTCAGCCGGCGAAGGTCATATCGTCAACACGTCGAGCGTTTTTGGCCTCTTCGCGCAGCCGGGCATGAGCGGCTACAACGCCACCAAGTTCGCCGTGCGCGGTTTCACGGAGGCGCTGCGCCAGGAACTCGACCTGATGAAATGCGGCGTTTCCGCGACCTGTGTGCATCCCGGCGGCATCCGCACGGCGATTGCGCAATCGAGCCGCATCGCGCCGAACATGGTCGGCTTCATGATCGAAAACGAGCAGCAAGGCAAGGACGACTTCGAGAAGTTCTTCATCACCACAGCCGATGAAGCCGCACGCACGATACTCGACGGCGTGCGCCGCAACAAACGACGCGTGCTGATCGGCCGCGATGCGCGCGCCGCCGACTGGCTCGCGCGCACGCTGCCCGCTGCGTATCAGGCGCTCGTCGTGCTGCAGACGCGCCGCATGAAGCGGCTCGCGCAAAAACGCGCACGACGTTCGACGGATGTCGAAGGCCGGCGCGTATAA
- a CDS encoding flavin-containing monooxygenase: protein MNARTMPPVTPDNPTLIETDIAIIGSGFAGLGMAIRLRQSGITDFVVAEKAESVGGTWRDNHYPGCACDVQSHVYSFSFAPNPRWSRMFARQPEIRAYLEACVQRFGIASHLRLSHKLVSATYDEARHRWQLRFANGQQWSARVLVSGMGGLSRAALPEIEGLDTFEGKMFHSQQWDHAYSLDGKRVAVIGTGASAIQFVPQIAPRVAHLDLFQRTPPWIMPKADRAVRPVEQWLFRHLPFTQKLMRAGLFSLLESRAFGFAVHPSLMKTAQRIAVRHLHRQVSDPQLRKTLTPDYTMGCKRILISNDYFPAVARANVSVKTAGIARIEPHAIVTTDGVRHPADCIIFGTGFQVADPFPPGVVKGRGGIDIVDTWRNGAHAYLGTALPGYPNFFMIVGPNTGLGHNSMVFMIESQVAYILRALETMQRENAAAIEVRPHVEREYNEQIQQKLGRAIWSVGGCKSWYLDPRNGKNTTLWPGFAYRFRQATRTFRIDDYFAYGPAVHDAEVAHVASATAEAT, encoded by the coding sequence ATGAATGCACGCACGATGCCACCTGTCACACCCGACAACCCGACGCTCATCGAGACGGACATCGCCATCATCGGCTCGGGCTTCGCGGGTCTCGGCATGGCGATCCGTCTGCGGCAGTCGGGCATCACGGACTTCGTGGTTGCCGAGAAAGCGGAGTCCGTCGGCGGCACGTGGCGCGACAATCACTATCCGGGTTGTGCGTGCGACGTGCAATCGCATGTCTATTCGTTCTCGTTCGCACCGAACCCGCGCTGGTCGCGCATGTTCGCGCGTCAGCCGGAAATCCGCGCGTATCTAGAAGCGTGCGTGCAGCGCTTCGGCATCGCATCGCATCTGCGCCTGAGTCATAAACTCGTCAGCGCGACCTACGATGAAGCGCGGCATCGCTGGCAGCTGCGTTTCGCGAACGGTCAGCAGTGGTCGGCGCGCGTGCTCGTGTCGGGCATGGGCGGTTTGTCGCGTGCGGCGTTGCCGGAAATCGAAGGCCTCGATACATTCGAAGGCAAGATGTTCCACTCGCAGCAGTGGGACCACGCGTATTCACTCGACGGCAAGCGCGTCGCGGTGATCGGCACGGGCGCAAGTGCGATCCAGTTCGTGCCGCAGATCGCGCCGCGCGTCGCGCATCTCGATCTGTTCCAGCGCACGCCGCCGTGGATCATGCCGAAGGCCGACCGTGCCGTGCGTCCCGTCGAGCAATGGCTGTTCCGTCATCTGCCCTTCACGCAGAAGCTGATGCGTGCGGGCCTGTTCAGCCTGCTCGAATCGCGCGCGTTTGGGTTTGCAGTGCATCCGTCGCTGATGAAGACCGCGCAGAGAATCGCCGTGCGTCATCTTCACAGACAGGTCAGCGATCCGCAGTTGCGCAAGACGCTCACGCCCGATTACACGATGGGCTGCAAGCGCATCCTCATTTCCAACGACTACTTTCCCGCGGTTGCGCGCGCCAACGTGTCGGTGAAAACGGCGGGCATCGCGCGCATCGAGCCGCATGCGATCGTCACGACAGACGGCGTGCGTCATCCCGCCGACTGCATCATCTTCGGCACCGGGTTTCAGGTCGCCGATCCGTTTCCGCCGGGTGTCGTGAAGGGACGCGGCGGCATCGATATCGTCGACACATGGCGTAACGGCGCGCATGCGTATCTCGGCACGGCACTGCCCGGCTATCCGAACTTCTTCATGATCGTCGGCCCGAACACGGGGCTCGGACACAACTCGATGGTGTTCATGATCGAGTCACAGGTCGCGTACATCCTGCGCGCGCTCGAAACGATGCAGCGCGAAAACGCTGCCGCGATTGAAGTGCGTCCGCATGTCGAGCGTGAATACAACGAGCAGATCCAGCAGAAGCTCGGACGCGCGATCTGGTCCGTCGGCGGTTGCAAGAGCTGGTATCTCGATCCGCGCAACGGCAAGAACACGACGCTATGGCCGGGCTTTGCTTATCGCTTTCGCCAGGCCACGCGCACGTTTCGTATCGACGATTACTTCGCGTATGGGCCTGCCGTTCATGATGCGGAAGTAGCACATGTAGCGAGCGCGACAGCCGAAGCAACGTGA